The genomic stretch TCATTGCAGACTTCTGTTTGTTAGTTTGTTGTCTTTTGGACGGCAGTTCAGAACTAGATTTGTCACTTAATTTGCGTTTGGAAGAGTGGGTTGACTCTGCGGTTTCCAAGAACTTAAGGAAAGAGTCCTCGAGTCCTAAAGGCTTGAAAGACCCTGGCATAACCCCGTCGTCACGTTGTTCTTGGGCTGTAGGGGTACCAGGATTTGAGTTCTCTCTTGAACTGTTAACAGTCAAACGATTCCTAAGGGTCTGCATCCTCTCCGGACAAGCTGGTGTTGGATGTGCAGGCTTTCTGGGGCGGCCTCTTTTAGCTCCACCGTCTGTCCCAGTGGAAGCTTGAGATTCTGCACTATCATCGTTGGACAGCTTGCTGTCTTCTTGGCCTATTTGATCCACCAGCTCATCTGTTTTCTGGTCACTAGGCTTTTCGCCATCATCTAGCGGTGTCTCCTCAGAATCTGAGCTTGACGCTCCCTCTGATTTGCTTGAATCTTTGAATCTGGCACGTGAGTACTTTTTGCAGAAAATGAACTGGCTCCTGTGGTCTTCAATGTATCTTTCTGTGAGGCCATGAGTGGTGTAATGCTTAAATATACTTTTTTCAGCCCGCTCCACTGCATCACAGCCTATTATCATGCATGGGTACTGCAGGGCGGACTTTTTGGTGCACATGGCTGATGCCTCATCATGTGATTTTAGTGTAGGCTTTCCAAAACTAGTCCAGTGTTCAATGGActtcccctctttctttttagtgtttttcttcttcactttgAACTTGTTCTCAACATTCTCTTTCCCGTTAACCCCTGGGAAGAGCCCAATTGATTTAGTCCGTCTTCCGTCACTTGTTTTAGGATCATAAACATATTCGTGCTTTTTTATCAGGTGACGGAGGAGGTTTGATTTTGTAGTGTAAACGCGGTCACATGCTTCATACTCGCACCTGAAAGTTGGGTCAACTGAGCCGCTTTCAGATATTGCGATTTCCTTGTGGTAATTCTTAATGTGCTCAATGTACTTTTCCACAGAGTTGAAGGGGAGAGCGCACTCCGGCCTGTCACAGTTGAAAGTCCCTATGGTCATGCTCGCCATCATGGCAGTGGCTTTGTCACGGGTAAACTTGTGAAGTAGGAGGTAATGCTGCACTAACCTTGTGATTCCCATGAACACCCGTGAACAGTTTTTCACTTGGCACCTGACTTCATCATCTTTGTCTATGCTCTGATGGCTCTCCTGTCCATTATTAACGCTTGTCTTTTCGGTGTCAGGTTCAGGTTTGCCGGGAGGCAGGGATGCCTGATGCATGGCCCTGTAATGGAGAATCAAATTTTGCTGGATGGTAAATGCGGCAGTGCATCCTTCATGAACACAGCGATATGGTCTATATGGACTGTAGGCGTCGGTTTCACACATTTTGAGGCTCAACCTTTTCTGAGGTTTCTCTTGCCTCTGGTGTTCATCCtttgttggtgtgtttttgGAGCTGCTGGGTTTCTCTGGGGAGGATGAAGCAGATGTAGAAGAAGGGCTGGACATTGGCTCGTTTACTTTGCTAAATGATGCATCTGATCGTCCTTGCTGCTCCTTTGCTTTGCCAACCGGACTGAGTTTCTCTTGTAAACTGGATTTCGGTTTCACATCTGGACTCTTGTTTACAACAGCCACTATAGGTTGCTCTAGGTTACTTTTTTCAAGAACCGATGGTGCCACTTCACAGAACGACCCATCAGTCATATAGGTTTGAGGTGGTGGTAGTTGTGCGACAGTTGAAACCTCAGGCATGAAGCCCTGTTTAACTACATCTCCTGGTGAAGGGATTTGAGGAACTTCTGGATTGTTCTCATTGTCTGTTTGAGGTGCAATTGCAATGTCAAGTGGTTCTTGTTTTATAGCAGGTAATACAACCGCAGATTGTGTCGTGCGACTGGTATTGGCATCAGTGGTCACACGGCTAAACACATCATCTTTGTTCAGTCTAAATGCACGCCTGTTTCGAGCACTGATCCTTAGCTTCTGCATTTCTGCCTTTGACAATCGATGGACTTTTTCATAGTGAATTCTTAAACCGGTCGTTCTCGTGAATGTTTTGGGGCAAATCTGACAAGGATATGGAGACAGTTTGGATGGGGTTTTTTTTAGTTCTTCAATCATGTCGTTAGAGTAATCGTGCATTCTACACAAGTGTTTGAATAACGCCTCCTTTGTCATAAATGAGTACTCGCACTCATCCTGGTCACATTTAAATGGTTTGGGGATCTTTTCAGAGGGCTTGTCATCACTTTTACTCagtattttacttttttcaatgttgtgGGCTGTATCACAATGACTGACATTTTGCTCTAACGACAGAGCACTCCGCATCTTCCCTTGTGCAGCCTCAATCAAATCCAACCTTTGAAAGGCATGTGAAATTTCCATCAAGTGATCCTCTTGATAAGGTACAGTGAGGGCTTGATTAGCCAACACTCCGACTTTCTGTTGCTGGATTTCAGGGGAAACAGATGTGGCGTTTGAATAGTCCATTATATTTGAATTTTGGGGCTCCTGTTTTAACACCATGGGTGAAGTCAAAGTGGTCAAGCTACAAGATTCCTGTGAGAAATCCCCATTTGACATGTTGTATGTTGCTCCGTTAGTATCAGGGACATGGGGGTCATTgagaaaatcaagaaaagatgttGGAAGATCAGCTGTTAGGTCGATTTCATCTACAGGCCTGCACTGCGAGCGTTTAGATAAGTGACCCCCAAGGGACTTGGTGCTTGAGAACTCCCTGAAGCATCTCCTGCAGATGACTTTGCCATCTTTAATGATGGCTGGCCATTTGGTTCGCTTGCTCAACCTGCTGCGTTTTCCTTTCTGCATGTCAGGGTCACCAGCCTTTTCATCTGACGGGGTAGGCTCACAGTCAGCACTAGGACAGTCTTCTTCGTAAGGGAAATCTGTGTGAATGACACTGTTTGGGCTGAGCATGCTATCCACAGAGTTGTCCATCTGTTCATAACCAGGAGTGGGCACAATCtctgttttaattatttcatttgtaGCTTTTGATGCAACTTCGGCCTCTGGGCTGAGACATTTCATGGGAATATCAACTGACGAGTCTTGAGTAGGACAAGAGTTTTCACTCTGAGTATACGGAGTGTGGTAACTTCCTTCAGGGAGGCTATCAATTGTGGAGATACTGTTTTCATTATCCAACTGGCCTGTCATACTTGCACTCCTTTTTCCCACATCTACGCTGTCTCCACTGCCTACTACTGGATGAATTAGTCCATACTGATGCCCTCCGTTATGTATTTGCCCTCCATTGTCAAGCATCAACGAACTGGACACATACTGAGACATCAAACTTGAATCTGAAGGAGCGTGTGACATAGAGGGACCATGTATAGCTGCCATTGAATGATCTCTATCAGTAGGGAGAGACGCTGTGGTTTGATAAGGGTCTGCCTGCCATTGAGGATAGCTCCGAGGGGGGTACTCATTCATGTTGAAGGTATCTGGATAGCAGTTATTCATGGGAGGTGAAGACCATGACTGGGACATGTCTGTCTGCATCATTCCGCTGGGAATATTTGGGCTTCCCCATGGCGGGTACACTGTGGGGTTCACCATTGGAGTGATGGGCACAGGCTCCATTGATCCAGGATAACACTGAGCAGGTGAGGTTGAAGATTCCATTGGGAAATCCATTTGCTGCATCCCAGGTTTGTTGCATAGTATTCCTGGCTGATTTGACAGCCTGTTCCCCTGGTTTGGTTGAGTCTGATTGGATGAAGCTGGCCGACTTGGTACCTTTTTTGCTGTAATTTTGGAGACTTTGTTATATTTCTTTGCCAATTTCCAATCTTCAAATATTTCAGGGTGTTGCTTCTTTACATGCCTAGACAGActtttgtttgtactgtatgcCCTTGTACATTCATTATATGGGCAGCAATGCAGGTTCTCCTCATTGCCAACAGTTGCAGTGCTGGAAGGATATCCTTGCACCCAACAAGGAATTTCTGTCTTGATTTGACTTGGAGAAATTATTTGTGGAATCACTTTTGGAAGATCATTGCCTTGTACATTATTAAAACCCTCTTCCTGTTGACTTGCCACAGGGATGAGTGGACTGGGTGAAGGATTTACTGGTGGAATCTCACCTTGCCCAGCCACATTATGGTGCGCATGAGGGGCCTCTGTTGCTGACTTGACACCAGCTGGTGCTGAA from Perca fluviatilis chromosome 20, GENO_Pfluv_1.0, whole genome shotgun sequence encodes the following:
- the znf292a gene encoding zinc finger protein 292a, with product MAEGETEKEYDTRKAIDELRERFQGLTTALKESSKSPLEASLHFCQEFCQVLVEHAGRWKTDEDPLPLLEVYTVAILSFAKAASCLSSECENVPLLLEKLSLSCAELLLLLPQHVPGALWEEFQSSMKLAHSLLQESGSTQLCLLSVLAQQDGVWSNTTLSSILSDQTPQTEQVREYLELEGATLLNMRIKHLIKVDSVDKAAVLAKTCSEYPGYEGKGNFKQTYLLCICMAKSQEQLMEEIASIDCKDALEMICNLESEGDEKGALCLCSAFLKRQLLQGDVYCAWELTLFWSKLLMRLESSADAFLGHSKEMALLCRSVCHILFLIKVIQNEVGEVGLPVCVEMCIQALKMTSSDHKDSKSTICKTISCLLPTDLEVKRACQLTEFLLQPTVDSYYAVESLYNEPDQKPEEDGSLPVPNSLRCELLLAFKTQWPFDPEFWDWKTLKRNCLALMGEEAAIVSSIDTLNDTDEQEVESALGKLPEYRDLEDFLLTTTNELNEITDEREKNREAKKLREQGFVSARFRNWRAYMQYCVLCDKEFLGHRIVRHAQKHFKDGVYLCPICADSFETREVLEPHVASHVKQSCKERLAAMKAARKVTKPPQSPKSPSKNSKVAAKVSISPVKIESQIGDQLASPVKIEQTASDTNISQDCFCPVKNCSKAFKFFRNLMAHVRSHKDDEEAMRFLEIQKQKVVCQYCRRQFVNVRHLNDHLQMHCGTKPYICIQLDCKANFNSNSELLMHRKTHPEFKAQCMFPNCGQVFSEAYLLYDHEAQHYLTYTCQTDNCGKIFYSQSQFLSHQENHSTNDAVNNLPIANQNLPETPKVEPPPESTTSLERINTDIYMKEASMVNTSPCSLPELAKEAVTVRVKHSIERMLNSAAHPEMKEPEKCYTPLTNPTSAPAGVKSATEAPHAHHNVAGQGEIPPVNPSPSPLIPVASQQEEGFNNVQGNDLPKVIPQIISPSQIKTEIPCWVQGYPSSTATVGNEENLHCCPYNECTRAYSTNKSLSRHVKKQHPEIFEDWKLAKKYNKVSKITAKKVPSRPASSNQTQPNQGNRLSNQPGILCNKPGMQQMDFPMESSTSPAQCYPGSMEPVPITPMVNPTVYPPWGSPNIPSGMMQTDMSQSWSSPPMNNCYPDTFNMNEYPPRSYPQWQADPYQTTASLPTDRDHSMAAIHGPSMSHAPSDSSLMSQYVSSSLMLDNGGQIHNGGHQYGLIHPVVGSGDSVDVGKRSASMTGQLDNENSISTIDSLPEGSYHTPYTQSENSCPTQDSSVDIPMKCLSPEAEVASKATNEIIKTEIVPTPGYEQMDNSVDSMLSPNSVIHTDFPYEEDCPSADCEPTPSDEKAGDPDMQKGKRSRLSKRTKWPAIIKDGKVICRRCFREFSSTKSLGGHLSKRSQCRPVDEIDLTADLPTSFLDFLNDPHVPDTNGATYNMSNGDFSQESCSLTTLTSPMVLKQEPQNSNIMDYSNATSVSPEIQQQKVGVLANQALTVPYQEDHLMEISHAFQRLDLIEAAQGKMRSALSLEQNVSHCDTAHNIEKSKILSKSDDKPSEKIPKPFKCDQDECEYSFMTKEALFKHLCRMHDYSNDMIEELKKTPSKLSPYPCQICPKTFTRTTGLRIHYEKVHRLSKAEMQKLRISARNRRAFRLNKDDVFSRVTTDANTSRTTQSAVVLPAIKQEPLDIAIAPQTDNENNPEVPQIPSPGDVVKQGFMPEVSTVAQLPPPQTYMTDGSFCEVAPSVLEKSNLEQPIVAVVNKSPDVKPKSSLQEKLSPVGKAKEQQGRSDASFSKVNEPMSSPSSTSASSSPEKPSSSKNTPTKDEHQRQEKPQKRLSLKMCETDAYSPYRPYRCVHEGCTAAFTIQQNLILHYRAMHQASLPPGKPEPDTEKTSVNNGQESHQSIDKDDEVRCQVKNCSRVFMGITRLVQHYLLLHKFTRDKATAMMASMTIGTFNCDRPECALPFNSVEKYIEHIKNYHKEIAISESGSVDPTFRCEYEACDRVYTTKSNLLRHLIKKHEYVYDPKTSDGRRTKSIGLFPGVNGKENVENKFKVKKKNTKKKEGKSIEHWTSFGKPTLKSHDEASAMCTKKSALQYPCMIIGCDAVERAEKSIFKHYTTHGLTERYIEDHRSQFIFCKKYSRARFKDSSKSEGASSSDSEETPLDDGEKPSDQKTDELVDQIGQEDSKLSNDDSAESQASTGTDGGAKRGRPRKPAHPTPACPERMQTLRNRLTVNSSRENSNPGTPTAQEQRDDGVMPGSFKPLGLEDSFLKFLETAESTHSSKRKLSDKSSSELPSKRQQTNKQKSAMKSKITDEFRGCENLIDFRNPLNLKSVSNVKIVMDKTFSDGADLLLKQLQDMRPIVIIKKWLYSRS